A portion of the Edaphobacter lichenicola genome contains these proteins:
- the pstS gene encoding phosphate ABC transporter substrate-binding protein PstS: protein MKLKVIAAGVLALVTAGANAQNINGAGATFPYPIYSKWFSEYSQLHSNVKINYQSIGSGGGIRQVSEGTVDFGASDSPMTNEQLAAAKIKVMHIPTVLGAVVPVYNIPGINKDLNFSGDVIADIYLGKITKWSDPRIAKDNPGANLPDKAILPVYRSDGSGTTFIFTDFLSKVSSDWNSRVGKGASIKWPTGIGQKGNEGVSGMVRQSPFSFGYVELIYAETNKMSFGAVRNASGKFLKASTGGVTAAAAGAAKTMPADYRVSITNAPGADAYPISSFTWLLIPVHSADPNKAKALADFLGWMLDHGEAEAAALTYAPLPKQVQDMVRKSIATVK from the coding sequence GTGAAATTGAAAGTTATTGCAGCAGGCGTCCTGGCGCTTGTGACAGCCGGAGCTAACGCACAGAACATCAACGGAGCCGGGGCTACCTTTCCGTACCCCATTTACTCCAAGTGGTTTAGTGAGTACAGCCAGCTGCATTCCAATGTGAAGATTAACTACCAATCCATCGGTTCCGGCGGCGGTATCCGTCAGGTCTCTGAGGGCACGGTGGATTTCGGCGCCAGTGACAGCCCCATGACCAACGAGCAGCTGGCCGCGGCGAAGATCAAGGTGATGCATATTCCGACTGTGCTGGGCGCGGTGGTTCCGGTTTACAACATCCCGGGCATCAATAAAGACCTGAACTTCTCCGGAGACGTGATCGCTGATATTTATCTGGGCAAGATAACCAAGTGGAGCGACCCTCGGATTGCGAAAGACAATCCCGGCGCCAATCTTCCGGATAAGGCCATTCTTCCCGTGTATCGGTCAGATGGAAGCGGGACAACCTTTATCTTTACCGACTTTCTATCCAAGGTGAGCTCGGACTGGAATAGTCGGGTTGGTAAGGGGGCCTCGATTAAGTGGCCCACCGGCATAGGTCAGAAGGGAAATGAAGGAGTCTCCGGAATGGTTCGTCAGTCTCCTTTCTCCTTCGGATACGTTGAATTGATCTATGCCGAGACCAATAAGATGAGCTTCGGTGCTGTGCGCAATGCCTCCGGTAAGTTCCTAAAGGCCTCTACGGGAGGCGTGACGGCTGCTGCCGCCGGCGCTGCCAAGACGATGCCTGCCGACTACCGCGTCTCCATCACAAACGCTCCGGGAGCGGATGCGTACCCGATCTCCAGCTTTACGTGGCTGCTGATTCCAGTCCACTCCGCCGATCCGAACAAGGCAAAGGCACTGGCCGACTTCCTAGGATGGATGCTCGATCATGGCGAAGCCGAAGCTGCTGCCTTGACCTACGCTCCTTTGCCGAAGCAGGTGCAGGACATGGTCCGCAAGAGCATTGCAACCGTCAAGTAA